From the Arthrobacter sp. PM3 genome, one window contains:
- a CDS encoding ROK family protein, whose protein sequence is MSVLLGAHEAKVQAFDLSGQPLNAAKRVETGRGGPAAILDSCLAAATSHLNSMDPIPLQLVATGVALDEDAPDLEWPEHFGGRPVVIDSALGAMATAEALSRTPRAQNMLFLDVGKTIDCAVLLHGRTLGALRTSKGAFGHTPVKSKSAKGTSVLACACGTTNCLQSIAGEEAIIASLSSDSRDEPDAISDAVRRADAAAASALRQAGRDIGDTLLGSIHLLRPEVITVRTRWPGGTDLLLAGLKEAVYVGGAPAATENLVLASSRNGSPATGIALRAMDTGLAVEQVDRLLSAPPGLSGQLVCRPAQRKSTDHQRAHLLTGRG, encoded by the coding sequence ATGAGCGTCCTGCTCGGTGCCCACGAGGCAAAGGTGCAAGCCTTCGACCTGTCCGGGCAGCCGTTGAATGCTGCGAAGCGCGTGGAAACCGGCCGTGGCGGGCCTGCCGCTATCTTGGATTCCTGCTTGGCTGCGGCGACTTCACACCTGAATTCCATGGACCCCATTCCCCTCCAGCTCGTAGCAACGGGCGTTGCCCTGGATGAAGATGCGCCGGATCTGGAATGGCCTGAACATTTTGGTGGCCGCCCGGTCGTCATCGATTCCGCGCTGGGGGCCATGGCAACCGCCGAGGCCCTGTCGCGAACCCCTCGTGCGCAAAACATGCTCTTTCTGGACGTGGGCAAGACCATTGACTGCGCCGTTCTCCTTCACGGAAGGACGCTGGGGGCTCTCAGGACGTCCAAGGGGGCCTTCGGGCACACTCCCGTGAAGAGCAAGTCGGCAAAGGGCACGTCGGTGCTGGCCTGCGCCTGCGGCACTACTAATTGCCTGCAGTCCATCGCAGGAGAAGAGGCAATAATTGCGAGCCTGTCGTCGGACTCTAGAGACGAACCGGACGCGATCAGCGACGCTGTCCGGCGGGCCGATGCGGCTGCAGCCAGTGCCCTGCGACAAGCAGGTCGGGATATAGGTGACACCCTGTTAGGGAGCATCCACCTCCTTCGACCTGAGGTCATCACTGTCAGAACCCGGTGGCCGGGTGGCACTGACTTGCTACTGGCCGGCTTGAAGGAAGCAGTGTACGTCGGGGGCGCACCCGCTGCGACAGAGAATCTGGTCTTGGCAAGTTCCAGGAACGGGTCGCCCGCTACCGGGATTGCACTTCGAGCCATGGACACCGGACTGGCGGTGGAACAAGTGGACCGCTTGCTGTCGGCTCCGCCTGGCCTGAGCGGACAACTGGTCTGTCGGCCAGCACAGCGCAAGTCTACCGACCATCAGCGGGCGCACCTGCTGACCGGCCGCGGGTAG
- a CDS encoding helix-turn-helix domain-containing protein, translating into MEYTSSGNVFAGPDGAPQDQIRRYRVPAGLSPEEKFEHWRHWYGTAIDAPARLEKTEKPVPPGFNPTALSLDGPGFSLVDVTNEPASCYWNAVSDPSDWLVYFRTSCDKFSFSGRSEAVSAGTVRFFDLSLPGNFYAPAGFSAVRLHFDRELLGLDDRSVKRLQGLADIRENPIMRGLILPALSGWQRTGLAQEMQRLQPVARSMMTALVSSLLETLADPGDLKLARIAAIKKFVRKNFRNPALTVDEVVAYSFLSRRALYYLFEVEGLQVSGHIRALRTLEAIELLAEATAWKRSLTDIAGASGFTSLQAMRRAIREFTGLSLRDAQEKPDLLRIRSAELRKLTEL; encoded by the coding sequence ATGGAATACACATCTTCCGGCAACGTCTTTGCCGGTCCGGACGGAGCACCGCAGGACCAGATCAGACGCTACAGGGTTCCGGCCGGGTTGAGCCCCGAAGAAAAATTCGAACATTGGCGCCACTGGTACGGCACCGCCATTGATGCTCCCGCCCGGTTGGAAAAAACCGAAAAGCCAGTGCCACCGGGCTTCAATCCAACCGCACTGAGCCTTGACGGTCCCGGGTTCAGCCTTGTTGATGTCACGAATGAACCCGCCAGTTGCTACTGGAACGCGGTTTCGGATCCTAGCGACTGGCTCGTGTATTTCAGGACTTCGTGTGACAAATTCAGCTTCTCAGGGCGCTCCGAGGCTGTCTCTGCCGGTACAGTCAGGTTCTTTGATCTTTCTTTGCCGGGCAACTTCTACGCGCCAGCTGGCTTTAGCGCGGTGCGGCTGCATTTCGACCGAGAGCTGCTGGGCTTGGACGACAGATCAGTTAAACGGCTGCAGGGGTTGGCCGACATCAGAGAAAACCCGATTATGCGTGGGCTGATTCTTCCAGCCTTGTCCGGCTGGCAGAGGACAGGTCTAGCACAGGAGATGCAGCGTCTCCAACCGGTTGCCCGGTCGATGATGACGGCCCTGGTCAGTTCATTGCTCGAGACCCTGGCCGATCCCGGCGACCTTAAGCTGGCCCGCATCGCAGCGATCAAGAAGTTCGTGCGCAAGAACTTCAGAAACCCTGCCCTGACTGTTGACGAGGTCGTGGCATACTCATTTCTTTCACGCCGCGCCCTTTACTACCTCTTCGAAGTTGAAGGGCTCCAAGTGAGCGGACACATCCGCGCCCTGCGGACCTTGGAAGCCATCGAGCTCCTCGCCGAAGCAACCGCCTGGAAACGCTCTCTGACGGACATAGCGGGCGCCAGCGGGTTCACGAGCCTGCAAGCCATGCGACGTGCCATTAGGGAATTTACCGGTCTCTCGCTTAGGGACGCGCAGGAGAAACCGGACCTTCTGCGGATTCGATCCGCCGAACTGAGAAAACTGACCGAGCTGTGA
- a CDS encoding DUF4193 family protein: MAPDYDEVLSDLEDAQNGSLHAFQSASTLGARRIAQELDEVDAMADTIASGWEFVAEELIVQIVPQAEDEFTCYSCFLVRHRSQIFRKTNGRAYCLECGG, encoded by the coding sequence GTGGCACCTGATTACGACGAAGTACTCTCCGACCTCGAGGACGCACAGAACGGATCCCTCCATGCCTTCCAATCCGCAAGCACCCTTGGTGCACGCCGCATCGCCCAGGAACTGGATGAGGTCGACGCCATGGCCGACACCATCGCCTCTGGCTGGGAATTTGTTGCCGAGGAACTGATCGTACAGATTGTCCCCCAGGCTGAGGACGAGTTCACCTGCTACTCCTGCTTTCTGGTCCGGCACCGTTCCCAAATCTTCCGCAAAACGAACGGCCGCGCTTACTGCTTGGAATGCGGAGGCTAG
- a CDS encoding EAL domain-containing protein: MVMGATREWLWAVGADGRFTFSSRASRELVGYEPSELLGRPCSLIVDLADVRAARMPDARAGREGLVLSARHRGGHRLNLQVVGRPRSDGDSERSGFEGIARPLADSAAHRPASREIRARLDRLFATRTLITAFQPIQNLATGDIVGAEALTRFVSSPLRSPDQWFVEADSAGRGADLEFLALETALRAAVDLPGHLYIAVNLSPAACLDPRLSDIVRGSGLQPGRIVVELTERTAVADYARLTAALAPLRSAGLRIAIDDAGDGFSSMRHILRLSPELIKLDRSIVAGIDNDANLRALCAAMVSFASQTGASLVAEGIESQSELATVTELGVNAAQGYLVGRPSVLPADWSLWRQHRSSTSGKDESHGS; this comes from the coding sequence ATGGTCATGGGCGCAACCCGGGAGTGGCTTTGGGCGGTGGGAGCCGACGGCCGGTTTACATTCTCCAGCCGAGCAAGCCGGGAACTGGTCGGCTATGAACCCTCCGAGCTGCTGGGACGCCCGTGCAGTCTCATAGTCGACCTCGCCGACGTGAGGGCCGCACGAATGCCAGATGCACGCGCTGGTCGGGAAGGTCTTGTGCTTTCCGCGCGTCACCGGGGCGGGCACCGCCTGAACCTCCAAGTCGTCGGCAGGCCCCGGTCCGACGGGGACAGCGAAAGATCAGGATTCGAGGGAATCGCCCGCCCGCTGGCTGACTCTGCGGCGCACAGACCGGCGAGCCGGGAAATCAGAGCGCGCCTTGATCGCCTGTTCGCCACCCGGACATTGATAACGGCGTTTCAGCCGATCCAGAATTTGGCAACCGGCGATATTGTCGGCGCCGAAGCGCTCACTCGCTTCGTCAGCTCTCCCCTCAGGTCTCCGGATCAATGGTTTGTTGAGGCGGATTCAGCCGGCCGGGGCGCCGATCTCGAATTCCTTGCCCTGGAGACAGCATTGCGTGCTGCAGTGGATCTCCCCGGGCATCTCTACATTGCCGTCAATCTCTCGCCGGCGGCATGCCTTGATCCGAGGCTAAGTGACATCGTGAGGGGCTCGGGCCTGCAACCCGGGCGCATCGTCGTGGAGCTGACCGAGCGCACAGCCGTTGCTGACTATGCACGTCTCACAGCGGCGCTGGCCCCACTCAGAAGCGCCGGCCTACGCATAGCTATCGACGATGCCGGCGACGGGTTCTCGTCGATGCGCCACATACTTAGGCTCAGCCCAGAACTGATCAAACTTGACCGGTCAATCGTGGCAGGAATCGACAATGATGCCAACCTGCGCGCCCTGTGCGCGGCGATGGTCAGCTTCGCATCACAAACCGGTGCAAGTCTTGTCGCCGAGGGAATAGAAAGCCAGTCTGAACTAGCCACGGTTACCGAGCTGGGAGTGAACGCCGCCCAAGGCTACCTCGTGGGACGACCGTCCGTTCTTCCAGCCGACTGGTCCCTATGGAGACAGCACCGGTCGTCAACAAGTGGAAAAGACGAAAGTCATGGCAGTTAA
- a CDS encoding aldose 1-epimerase family protein, whose protein sequence is MNGEEFRLVSGDYSASVVQRGAALRQLTFRGRDLIVPFDAEAPIPDYRGIIAAPWPNRIADGKYTFDGVDYQVPVNEVGRDCALHGLVFPLDWTLKEHSDSAVVLGCCVGPAPGYPFMLNVTASYRLDEDGLHASVTATNSSRMTAPYGVCPHPYLLAGPAPLDEWILQFPAGKLLEVTPDRLLPRAIRPVEGHEYDFRAPRVIGATEIDHAFTDIVFGEDGRARLIARDPGGTGVGLEWDRNSPWLQVHTADKQPPCPNRLGLAVEPMTCPPDAFNSGQNLVRLAPGASHEASWSIFAA, encoded by the coding sequence GTGAACGGCGAGGAATTCCGGCTGGTTTCAGGGGACTACTCTGCCTCAGTAGTCCAGCGCGGAGCGGCCCTGCGGCAGCTGACGTTCCGGGGCCGGGACCTCATAGTTCCTTTCGACGCCGAGGCGCCCATCCCGGACTACCGGGGCATCATTGCGGCCCCGTGGCCCAACCGCATCGCAGACGGGAAGTACACTTTCGACGGGGTCGACTACCAGGTGCCCGTCAATGAGGTCGGACGGGACTGTGCCCTGCACGGTCTGGTCTTCCCGCTCGACTGGACCCTGAAGGAGCACTCCGACTCCGCCGTGGTCCTCGGCTGCTGCGTCGGCCCGGCCCCCGGGTACCCGTTCATGCTCAACGTCACTGCCAGCTACCGGCTGGACGAGGACGGACTTCATGCCAGCGTGACGGCGACCAACTCAAGCCGCATGACAGCTCCCTACGGAGTCTGCCCGCATCCGTACTTGCTCGCCGGCCCTGCCCCGCTGGATGAATGGATACTTCAGTTCCCCGCCGGGAAACTCCTGGAAGTGACTCCCGACCGTCTGCTGCCAAGGGCTATTCGCCCGGTTGAGGGCCACGAGTACGATTTCCGGGCTCCCCGGGTCATCGGCGCCACGGAGATCGACCACGCCTTCACGGACATCGTCTTTGGCGAGGACGGCCGCGCACGGCTGATTGCCCGCGACCCGGGAGGGACCGGCGTCGGCTTGGAATGGGACCGGAACAGCCCCTGGCTGCAGGTGCACACAGCCGATAAGCAGCCGCCCTGTCCCAACAGGCTGGGACTGGCCGTGGAACCCATGACCTGCCCGCCGGATGCATTCAACAGCGGCCAGAACCTCGTGCGGCTCGCGCCTGGCGCGTCCCATGAAGCGTCCTGGAGCATCTTCGCCGCCTGA
- the araA gene encoding L-arabinose isomerase translates to MSHANNTSLDHYEVWFLTGSQHLYGEDVLKQVAAQSQEIADALNGSADVPVKVVWKPVLTDSDAIRRTALEANSDDSVIGVTAWMHTFSPAKMWIQGLDLLRKPLLHLHTQANVELPWADIDFDFMNLNQAAHGDREFGYIQSRLGVPRKTVVGHVSNPEVSRQVGSWQRASAGWAAVRTLKLTRFGDNMRNVAVTEGDKTEAELRFGVSVNTWSVNELADAVHGAAEADVDTLVAEYERLYDVAPELKAGGARHESLRYSARIELGLRSFLEANGSAAFTTSFEDLGELRQLPGMAVQRLMADGYGFGAEGDWKTAILVRAAKVMGAGLPGGASLMEDYTYHLAPGQEKILGAHMLEVCPSLTASKPRVAIHPLGIGGKEDPVRMVFDTDAGPGVVVALSDMRDRFRLVANAVDVVDLDEPLPNLPVARALWSPEPDFATSAAAWLTAGAAHHTVLSTQVGMDVFEDFAEIAQTELLTIDEDTTIKQFKKELAWNAAYYKLAGGL, encoded by the coding sequence ATGTCCCACGCCAACAACACGTCCCTTGACCACTACGAGGTCTGGTTCCTCACCGGCAGCCAGCACCTCTACGGTGAAGATGTCCTGAAGCAGGTCGCCGCCCAGTCCCAGGAGATCGCGGACGCGCTGAACGGGTCTGCCGACGTCCCGGTGAAAGTCGTCTGGAAGCCGGTGCTGACGGATTCGGACGCCATCCGCCGCACCGCCCTGGAAGCCAATTCCGATGATTCCGTGATCGGCGTGACCGCGTGGATGCACACGTTCTCCCCGGCCAAGATGTGGATCCAGGGCCTGGACCTGCTCCGCAAACCGCTCCTGCACCTGCACACGCAGGCCAACGTCGAGTTGCCATGGGCGGATATCGACTTCGACTTCATGAACCTGAACCAGGCCGCGCACGGCGACCGTGAGTTCGGCTACATCCAGTCACGCCTGGGCGTTCCGCGCAAAACCGTCGTCGGACACGTGTCCAACCCGGAGGTGTCCCGCCAGGTGGGATCCTGGCAGCGCGCCTCGGCCGGCTGGGCGGCCGTCCGGACCCTGAAGCTGACCCGCTTCGGCGACAACATGCGCAACGTGGCCGTCACCGAAGGGGACAAGACCGAGGCCGAGCTGCGCTTCGGCGTCTCGGTCAACACCTGGTCGGTCAATGAACTTGCCGACGCCGTGCACGGCGCGGCGGAGGCCGACGTCGACACCCTGGTCGCGGAGTACGAGCGCCTATATGACGTGGCCCCGGAACTGAAGGCCGGCGGCGCCCGCCACGAGTCCCTGCGCTACAGCGCCCGGATCGAACTGGGCCTGCGGTCCTTCCTCGAGGCCAACGGCTCCGCGGCGTTCACCACGTCCTTCGAGGACCTCGGCGAACTGCGCCAGCTCCCCGGCATGGCAGTGCAGCGGCTCATGGCCGACGGCTACGGCTTCGGCGCCGAGGGGGACTGGAAGACCGCGATCCTGGTCCGCGCCGCCAAGGTCATGGGCGCGGGCCTGCCCGGCGGCGCCTCGCTCATGGAGGATTACACCTACCACCTCGCCCCGGGCCAGGAGAAGATTCTCGGCGCGCACATGCTTGAGGTCTGCCCGTCCCTGACCGCTTCCAAACCCCGGGTCGCGATCCACCCGCTGGGCATCGGCGGCAAGGAAGACCCGGTCCGCATGGTCTTCGACACCGATGCCGGACCGGGCGTCGTGGTGGCGCTGTCCGATATGCGTGACCGCTTCCGCCTCGTGGCAAACGCCGTCGACGTCGTGGACCTTGACGAGCCCCTGCCCAACCTGCCGGTAGCCCGCGCACTCTGGTCGCCCGAGCCGGACTTCGCCACCTCCGCAGCCGCCTGGCTCACTGCCGGGGCGGCGCACCACACCGTCCTGTCCACCCAGGTGGGCATGGACGTGTTCGAGGACTTCGCGGAAATCGCCCAGACGGAGCTGCTCACCATTGATGAGGACACCACCATCAAACAGTTCAAGAAGGAACTTGCCTGGAACGCCGCCTACTACAAGCTGGCCGGCGGGCTGTGA
- a CDS encoding L-ribulose-5-phosphate 4-epimerase — protein sequence MSALQESIARIRQEVCGLHAELTRYQLVVWTAGNVSARVPGHDLMVIKPSGVSYDELTPELMVVTDLYGTPVTSLPVGDRTGVGGEPSEWSNPGLSPSSDTAAHAYVYRHMPEVGGVVHTHSTYATAWAARGEAIPCVLTMMGDEFGGTIPVGPFALIGDDSIGRGIVETLQASNSPAVLMQNHGPFTIGKDARSAVKAAVMCEEVARTVHVARQLGDPLPIDPAQIDSLYARYQNVYGR from the coding sequence ATGAGCGCGCTGCAGGAGTCCATCGCCCGGATCCGGCAGGAAGTGTGCGGACTCCACGCGGAACTGACCCGCTACCAGCTGGTGGTGTGGACCGCCGGGAACGTCTCCGCCCGGGTTCCCGGCCACGATCTCATGGTCATCAAACCCTCCGGTGTCTCCTACGATGAGCTCACCCCTGAGCTCATGGTGGTCACGGACCTGTACGGCACGCCGGTGACTTCGCTTCCTGTCGGCGATCGTACCGGCGTAGGCGGTGAACCATCCGAATGGAGCAACCCGGGGCTGTCGCCGTCCTCGGACACCGCGGCGCACGCCTACGTGTACCGGCATATGCCGGAAGTCGGGGGAGTGGTGCACACCCATTCGACCTACGCTACTGCCTGGGCGGCCCGGGGAGAGGCGATCCCCTGCGTGCTGACCATGATGGGGGATGAGTTCGGCGGGACGATCCCGGTGGGGCCGTTCGCGCTGATCGGAGATGACTCGATCGGCCGCGGCATCGTGGAGACCCTGCAGGCCTCCAACTCCCCGGCGGTCCTGATGCAAAACCACGGCCCCTTCACCATCGGCAAGGACGCCCGCTCCGCGGTCAAGGCGGCCGTGATGTGCGAGGAAGTGGCCCGCACCGTCCACGTCGCCCGCCAGCTGGGCGATCCCCTGCCGATCGATCCCGCCCAGATCGACTCGCTCTACGCCCGTTACCAGAACGTCTACGGACGGTAG
- the araB gene encoding ribulokinase, translating to MDVSVDGTEKFVIGVDYGTLSGRAVVVRVRDGKELGSGVFDYPHAVVTGELPEDTAGAAGIRLPGEWALQVPDDYREVLRQAVPAAVAAAGIDPSDVVGIATDFTACTMVPVKADGTPLSEVAGFADRPHAYVKLWRHHAAQPQADRINALAAERGESWLPRYGGLISSEWEFAKGLQLLEEDPESYAAMDRWVEAADWIVWQLSGNYVRNACTAGYKGIYQDGRYPSEDFLAALNPQFKDFVSTKLEHTIGRLGDAAGYLTAEAAAWTGLPEGIAVAVGNVDAHVTAPAAKAVDPGQLVAIMGTSTCHVMNGTELREVPGMCGVVDGGIVDGLWGYEAGQSGVGDIFGWFTKNGVPPAYHQAAAAAGLDIHEYLTELASSQAIGQHGLIALDWHSGNRSVLVDHELSGLIVGQTLATRPEDTYRALLEATAFGTRTIVDAFRDSGVPVKEFIVAGGLLKNRLLMQIYADVTGLQLSTIGSAQGPALGSAIHAAVAAGKYPDIRTAAAAMGSEPGSVYTPIPENVTAYEELFREYRTLHDYFGRGTNDVMRRLKAIQRNSVRALAGAGASA from the coding sequence ATGGACGTCTCAGTGGACGGAACCGAAAAATTTGTCATTGGCGTGGACTACGGCACGCTTTCCGGGCGGGCCGTCGTCGTCCGGGTCCGGGACGGCAAGGAACTGGGCAGCGGGGTCTTCGACTACCCGCATGCTGTGGTCACCGGCGAACTTCCGGAGGACACCGCGGGCGCCGCCGGCATCCGGCTTCCGGGCGAGTGGGCGCTCCAGGTGCCCGATGACTACCGGGAGGTCCTGCGCCAGGCTGTGCCCGCGGCGGTCGCCGCCGCCGGCATCGATCCTTCCGACGTCGTCGGGATCGCGACGGACTTCACGGCCTGCACCATGGTTCCGGTCAAGGCCGACGGCACCCCGCTCAGTGAAGTGGCGGGCTTCGCGGACAGGCCGCACGCCTATGTGAAGCTGTGGCGTCACCACGCCGCGCAGCCGCAGGCGGACCGCATCAACGCCCTGGCTGCCGAACGGGGGGAAAGCTGGCTGCCCCGCTACGGCGGCCTGATCTCCTCCGAATGGGAATTCGCCAAGGGGCTGCAGCTGCTCGAGGAGGACCCCGAGAGCTACGCCGCGATGGACCGCTGGGTGGAAGCCGCGGACTGGATTGTCTGGCAGCTGAGCGGCAACTACGTCCGCAATGCCTGCACGGCCGGCTACAAGGGGATCTACCAGGACGGCCGCTATCCGTCCGAAGACTTCCTCGCCGCGCTGAACCCGCAGTTCAAGGACTTCGTGTCCACCAAGCTGGAACACACCATCGGCCGGCTCGGCGATGCCGCCGGCTACCTGACTGCCGAAGCCGCCGCTTGGACAGGGTTGCCAGAGGGGATCGCCGTCGCGGTCGGCAACGTTGACGCCCACGTCACCGCTCCGGCAGCCAAGGCGGTCGACCCGGGACAGCTCGTGGCCATCATGGGCACCTCCACCTGCCACGTCATGAACGGGACCGAGCTGCGGGAAGTGCCCGGCATGTGCGGCGTCGTCGATGGCGGCATCGTGGACGGGCTCTGGGGCTATGAGGCCGGGCAGTCGGGGGTGGGGGACATCTTCGGCTGGTTTACCAAGAACGGCGTCCCGCCGGCATACCACCAAGCCGCGGCTGCCGCCGGCCTGGACATCCACGAATATCTCACCGAGCTCGCGTCCAGCCAGGCGATCGGACAACACGGCCTGATCGCGCTGGACTGGCACTCAGGAAACCGCTCCGTGCTGGTGGACCATGAACTCTCCGGCCTGATTGTCGGACAGACGCTGGCCACCCGCCCCGAGGACACCTACCGGGCGCTGCTGGAGGCCACGGCCTTCGGTACCCGCACCATCGTGGACGCTTTCCGGGACTCGGGGGTACCGGTGAAGGAGTTCATCGTCGCCGGAGGGCTGCTGAAGAACAGGCTCCTGATGCAGATCTACGCCGATGTCACGGGCCTGCAGCTCTCCACCATCGGCTCCGCCCAGGGGCCGGCCCTGGGATCGGCCATCCACGCGGCCGTCGCGGCCGGGAAGTATCCGGACATCCGGACCGCAGCGGCCGCCATGGGATCAGAGCCGGGCTCCGTTTACACCCCCATCCCGGAAAACGTCACCGCCTATGAGGAACTGTTCCGCGAATACCGGACGCTCCACGACTACTTCGGCAGGGGAACCAACGACGTCATGCGCCGGCTCAAGGCCATCCAGCGCAACTCCGTCAGGGCCCTCGCCGGTGCCGGAGCCTCCGCATGA
- a CDS encoding nitrilase-related carbon-nitrogen hydrolase: MVDPFVVVAVSPRTINVKNPGDGVANVKRINEFIDTAVMVGAWEGSPVRLVVLPEMAIQGMIANTPGNREKERHFAVTIPGPETDELAKKAVELNTYIAAELYMVKDEDFPDRHFNVAFIIDPQGEIIYKRCKATSDAYEGGMLGNMNPHDVWDEWIEKKGNGNAMDAIFPVAKTEIGNIGYAICHEGVYPEVPRGLAMNGAEIIIRGTLIEPAVQNGMWELQNRAHAMFNSAYVVAPNLGPEVREDGSMQDLFGGQSMIVGPRGQILTKQQGWTSGDSFVCTTIDIEALRRARVSNGLYNQVKDLRTEQYRVIYDNPIYPKNQYLEAPPGEGWLAREDSTRAANIEKLIERGVLTPPAGYKA; this comes from the coding sequence ATGGTCGATCCATTTGTCGTTGTGGCGGTTTCGCCGCGGACTATCAATGTGAAGAATCCCGGCGACGGTGTTGCAAACGTCAAGCGCATCAACGAGTTCATCGACACGGCGGTGATGGTCGGGGCCTGGGAGGGCTCTCCGGTCAGGCTGGTTGTCCTGCCGGAGATGGCGATCCAGGGCATGATTGCCAACACGCCGGGGAACCGGGAGAAGGAGCGCCACTTTGCCGTGACGATCCCGGGTCCGGAGACGGACGAGCTGGCGAAGAAGGCCGTGGAGCTGAACACCTATATCGCGGCCGAGCTGTACATGGTCAAGGACGAGGACTTCCCGGACCGCCACTTCAATGTCGCGTTCATCATCGATCCGCAGGGCGAGATCATCTACAAGCGCTGCAAGGCCACCAGTGACGCCTACGAGGGCGGCATGCTCGGCAACATGAACCCGCACGACGTGTGGGACGAGTGGATTGAAAAGAAGGGCAACGGCAACGCGATGGACGCCATCTTCCCGGTGGCGAAGACGGAGATCGGCAACATCGGGTACGCCATCTGCCACGAAGGTGTCTACCCCGAAGTCCCGCGCGGCCTGGCCATGAACGGCGCCGAGATCATTATCCGCGGCACCCTGATCGAGCCGGCCGTCCAGAACGGCATGTGGGAGCTGCAGAACCGTGCGCACGCCATGTTCAACTCCGCGTACGTCGTCGCCCCGAACCTGGGGCCCGAGGTCCGCGAGGACGGAAGCATGCAGGACCTGTTCGGCGGCCAGTCCATGATTGTCGGCCCCCGGGGCCAGATCCTGACCAAGCAGCAGGGCTGGACGTCGGGCGACTCGTTCGTCTGCACCACGATCGACATCGAAGCCCTCCGCCGGGCCCGGGTGTCGAACGGCCTGTACAACCAGGTCAAGGACCTGCGCACCGAGCAGTACCGGGTCATCTACGACAACCCGATCTACCCGAAGAACCAGTACCTCGAGGCCCCCCCGGGCGAGGGATGGCTCGCCCGGGAAGACTCAACACGGGCCGCCAACATCGAAAAACTCATCGAGCGCGGCGTGCTCACGCCGCCGGCCGGCTACAAAGCCTAG
- a CDS encoding LacI family DNA-binding transcriptional regulator, with amino-acid sequence MSDVARLAGVSQQTVSRVVRGATNVDPDIRRRVQHAIEQLRYRRNPAAAALASNRTMTIGVVSFELSVLGPTVALYGISEEARQHGYATRLVTLASLERKDIRAAFESINSDTVDGVIVLAPLLDAISVLDDLDIGVPVVTFQQGSQPSPNSVSVNEVKGARMVVRHLLDLGHKTVWHVQGPPGWMATSARVQGWAAELGAAGRVIPTPLATSDWSAAEGYRVGCELAARQDVTAIFAANDPFALGVIKALDEAGRDVPGDVSVVGFDDVKEAPYFRPALTTVRLDFEAIGHIAVGRVLSMIKEEAEGDIPLLEPRLILRDTTAPPRS; translated from the coding sequence ATGTCCGACGTCGCCCGGCTCGCCGGTGTCTCCCAGCAGACGGTGTCACGGGTTGTCCGGGGGGCAACCAATGTGGATCCCGACATCCGTCGACGCGTCCAGCACGCAATCGAACAGCTCCGGTACCGGCGAAATCCGGCGGCTGCCGCTCTGGCCAGCAACCGCACAATGACCATCGGCGTCGTCAGTTTCGAACTGTCGGTCCTCGGACCAACGGTGGCCCTGTACGGTATTTCCGAGGAAGCGCGGCAGCACGGCTACGCGACGCGTTTAGTCACGCTGGCAAGCCTCGAACGGAAAGACATCAGGGCGGCATTCGAGTCCATCAATTCGGACACCGTTGACGGCGTGATCGTGCTCGCGCCCCTGCTGGATGCAATTTCCGTTCTCGACGACCTCGACATCGGCGTTCCCGTGGTGACGTTCCAGCAAGGATCGCAGCCGAGCCCGAATAGCGTTTCCGTCAACGAGGTAAAGGGAGCCCGGATGGTGGTCCGCCACTTGCTGGACCTCGGGCACAAGACAGTGTGGCACGTTCAGGGCCCCCCGGGGTGGATGGCAACATCCGCCCGGGTCCAAGGATGGGCAGCGGAACTGGGGGCGGCCGGACGCGTCATTCCCACGCCGCTTGCAACGTCCGATTGGTCCGCCGCCGAGGGATACCGAGTCGGCTGCGAACTGGCCGCAAGGCAGGACGTCACGGCGATCTTTGCGGCCAACGACCCCTTTGCGCTCGGGGTGATCAAGGCCCTGGACGAGGCCGGCCGGGACGTGCCGGGAGATGTCAGTGTCGTGGGATTCGACGACGTCAAGGAAGCACCCTACTTTCGGCCGGCACTAACGACAGTAAGGCTTGATTTTGAAGCCATCGGCCACATCGCTGTAGGCCGCGTACTGTCAATGATCAAAGAGGAGGCTGAGGGAGATATCCCTCTGCTGGAACCGCGCCTGATTCTCCGCGATACCACGGCACCGCCACGAAGCTAG